The window TCGCCCACCTGTCCGGTCTACATGGCGCAGGCCCGCGCCTTTGCTATAATCCCTCCGTTCGCTGACCCGATTCCAACTCACCGCGCCGCGTCTCATGGTCATTCGCCGCGGCGCGCCAACCTAGCGTGGATACTCTGCCCACAAGCCCCACAACGGATGAATTGCTCGGCCAGATCGAGCAGCTTCAGGCCGCGCTGATCGAGCAGCAGCGCCTGTTGGTGCGCGCCCCCGACGAACTGGCCCGCCCCACGGCCCTGCGCCACTCCAGCGCGTTGGCGGGGCGCATCGAAGCGTTGCGCGCCGCCGCCGCGCGCCACGAGAGCGAACTCAAGGCCCAGGCGATGGAGAAAGGGCGGCTGCTGGCCCTGCAGGAAGTGGGCGCGGCCATCAACTCCTCCCTCGATCTCGACGTGGTGCTGCAACAGGTCATGGACGCCATCATCCACCTGACCAGCGCCGAGCGGGCGATGCTGCTGCTCGATGGCGGCAATGGGCTGGAAGTGAAGATCGCCCGCAACCTGTCGCGCGAGACGCTGGAGAACGACGCCTCGCTGGACATCAGCCGCAGCATCGTGCGCCGCGTGGCCGAGACCGGCGAAGCGATCGTGACCATCAACGCCCAGGAAGATGAGCGCTTCTCGGCCCAGCATAGCATCGTTAGTTATAAACTGCGCTCCATCCTGTGCGCGCCGCTCAACATCAAGGGCCATACGACGGGCGTCATCTACGCCGACAATCGCATTGCCAGTGGCATCTTCGGCGACGCCGACCGCGATTTGTTGGCCGCCTTTGCCGATCAGGCGGCCGTCGCCATCGACAACGCCCGCCTGTTTCAGGAAGTGGCCGAGATGAAACGCCTGATGGACAGTGTTTTCGCCTCCATCGCCAGCGGGGTCATCACCATCGACGCCGAGGATCGCATCGCCCTCTACAATCGCGCCGCCGAGCGCATTCTCGGCGCGCCGGCGGCCGACATGGCCCAACGTGCCGCCGGTGACGTATTGGCCGAGTTGGGCTTGCCGGTGGCATCAATTGTCGGCCGCGTGAAGGATGAAGGCCGCACGCAAAGTGTCGAGCTGGAGCTGTCCGCCCTGCGCCGCCCGACCGGCCCGACGACGATTAACCTGACCGCCTCGCCCCTCCACACCGTCGAGAACGAGCGTCTGGGAGGCGTGGCCCTGGTATTGGAGGATGTGTCGGAGAAGAAGCGCATTGAAAGCCTGCGCCGCTACTTGCCGCCGGCCCTGGTCGACCGGGTGCGCGACCTGGACGGGGCGCAGAAACCACAGCGGCGCGTCATCACAGTGCTTTTCGCCGACATTCGCGACTTCAGCCGCCTGGGCGAACACATCGACCCGGAAGAGTTGATCGACCTGGCGAACGGCTTCTTCTCGGAGGCGGTGGCGGCCATCAGTGATTGTTATGGCCTGATCGACAAGTTCATGGGCGACGCGGTGATGGCCCTCTTCAACACCCCGCTCAATCCGCAGGCCGACCACGTGGAGCAAGCCATCCGGGCGGCGTTGGCGATTCAGAAGCGGCTGGCCGCCCATCGGCGCGCCCAGCCGCCGGACAAGGCGCTCCATTTCGGCATCGGTATCCACACCGGCGAGACGGTGGTGGGCAACGTCGGCAGCGCGCAACGCAAGGATTATTCGGCCGTGGGGGACGTGGTCAACCTGTGCAAGCGGCTGCAAGAGATGGCCGGGCATGACGAGATTCTCATCAGCCGTGATGTCTATGAAGAAGTGCGCGACCGGGTGGTGGTGGAATCCCTGCCGCCGGTGCAGGTGCGCGGCCGGCGCACGCAAGAGGAAGTCTATCGCCTGATCAGGGCCACCGGCTGAGCTAGTCCACCACCATCGGCAGCGGCGGTTGCTCTTCCGGCGGAGGTTCGTCGGGGAAGGGCGGCAGGTCGAACAGCTTGCGCCAGGTGTAGAGGCCCAGCACCTTGAGCGAGGCGACAACCGGCGCGGCCAGGATGGCCCCCAGGATGCCGGCGATGGCCGCGCCCATGAAAACGCCGACGATGACCAGAATCGGATGCAAGTCGAGCGCGCCGCCGACAATGCGCGGCACCAGCAGGTTATTCTCCACCTGCTGAATCACCACCATCAGACCCAACACCAGCAGCGCGAACTGCCACGACTCCAGGCCAAAATAGTTCGACGGCTGGAAGAGGGCCACCAGGATGGCGACGCCGGCGCTGACGACCGGACCGAGAGTGGGCACAAATTCGAGCAACCCGGCCAGCAAGCCCAGGGCCAACGAGTTCTGCACGCCCAGGATCGTCAGCCCAATCCAGACGACCAGAAAAATGACCAACCCCAGGATGATCTGGCCGCGCAAATAGGCCCGCCAGACGCGGCTCAACTCCGGCAACAGGCGCTCGGCATCGGCGCGATAGCCCGGCTGCTGGGCGATGCTCTTGATGTGGCTGCCCAGATTCGGCAGATCGGTCGCCAGATAGAGGGAGATGATGAAGATGAAGACAATGTTGAACGCGGTGCGCACCGTGGACGTGGCGAAACGGCTGACGATGGTCGTGCTTTGGCTGAGCACCGGATCCAGAAAACCCAGTAGTTGCTCGGTGATCCGATCCCAGGGGATGATGGTCGGTTCAATGACGAACGGCCCGATGCCGATGGGGTCGGTGCGGTTGACCAACGAGGTGATCGTCGCCCCGACATCCTCAATCAACTCCGGTGTCAGGTCGATTAGATTGGCGACCTGCTGGTAGGAGGCGAAACCGAGGGCCGAGAAACCGCCAATCAACGCCACGGCCAATACCAGATAGACCAGGGCGATGATGATGCCGCGCCGAATGGTCGTGCGCTGGTCGATAAAGTTGATGATCGGTTCCAGCAAGTAGCCTAAAATGGCCGCGATAACCAGCATACCGATGAGCGTGCGGAAGCGGCCGATGAGCAGGAACAGCACGATCAGCATCACGACCACCACGATCACTTTGGTGGTGCGGCTCCAGGGCGGCGAATGGTAGTTGACGGGCGGCTCAGGCGTCATGTGTTTACTTTATCCGACGATATCACCAATCATAGGGGACATTCGCCGGCGCGGCAAGGCGGGGGCAATCGAGAGGTCTAGGCCGGGCGCGGTTCAGCCACCGATAAGGGGCGCGGCGGCGGCAGTGTGGCCGCGATGGGCCGGTCGGCCACCTTGCGGGCGATGAGCAGCAGATAGGCGCCGCCGTCGAGCGATGCCTCTTCTTCGTAGAAGGGGCGCAGCCAGCGCTCGGTGGGGCCGAGGCTGCTCTGCCAGGGGGCGATGATCCAGTGGCCGGTCAGGGCGTGAAGCGCGGCCGACGGCAAGCCCTGCACGTGGCCCATCTCCAGGGCGCGCAACGCGCCACGCGAGAAGTAATATTGCCACCGTTCGACGGCGAACCCGGCCGCGGCCAGCCGTTCGGCCCACGTCTGGGGCGAGTCGGTGTGGGCGTGGCGCGAGATGAAATTGAAAAAGTCGCGGTAGCGCCCGGCCGGCCCGCCCAGATGCAGCCGATCCAGCAGCGCGCCGCCGCCCAGGTAGTCGGCAAAGAATTGGCTGGGCGTGGTGATGACAAACGGCGCGTCGGGCTGCAACACGCGCCCCACTTCGTTTAGCACCGGCTGGATGTCGGGGATATGTTCTAACACCGAATTGCTGAAGGCGGCGGCGAAATAGTGCTTCGGGAAAGGCAACCGGTCGCCCAGGGCCTGGATAGGCAGGCCATAATTGCCGGCGCGCACGGCTTTGTTGAGCGGCCGCCACCACGGATCGATGCCGGCGGTGATCGTCCGGCCGGGCAAGGCCATCTGGGCGAAGTGGCCGTCGCCGCAGCCCACGTCGAGCAGCGGATCGGGCAGCGGCAGGTGGGCGAAAAAGCGCGCTTCGACGGCCCGCAGCAGGGCGCGGAAAGCGGGCAACGTTTTCAGTTGTTGCCAGAGCAGATCGTCTTCTTCAGTCCGTTCCATCCGTCCCATCCGTGTCCAATCCGTGTTTGATTTCTCTCTGTGCCCCGTCGCGCATGGCCCGCAGGCGTTCGTAGGCCGGCGGCTCGATGGCCCGCGACGGCCGTTCGCCGCGGCGCAGCCCTTCGAAGAGGCGGGCATATTCGGCCGCGGTCTGGGCCGGGTCGAAGCTCGCGCCGATCAGGTCGGCCGGGCGGCTGTAGCGCGCGCGGTCGGCCAGGATGCGGATGAGCGCCTCGGCCAGCGCGTCGGGGTCGCCCACCGGCGTCACCTCGCCCATGCCGGTCATCGTCACCGGCTGGCGCACGCCGGGCAGATCGCAGGCGGCCACCGGCACGCCGTTGCGCATCGCCTCGATTTGCACCAGGCCGAAGCTCTCGGTGCTGTTCAGGCTGCATATGCACAGCACGTCGAGACTGCGGTAGAAGGCGGTCAGTTCCGCGCCGTGGAGCGTGCCCAGCAGCCGGTAGTGGGCTTCGTATTGTTGAAAAAGGGGCGCGAGGCGGGCGGCGTAGGCTTCTTCACCGATGATATCCTTGTACGGCCCGGCGTGGAGCACCAGCGCGTTGGGGAAGGCGGCCAGCACACGCGGCAGGGCCTGGAGCAAGACCTCG is drawn from Candidatus Promineifilum breve and contains these coding sequences:
- a CDS encoding adenylate/guanylate cyclase domain-containing protein, translating into MDTLPTSPTTDELLGQIEQLQAALIEQQRLLVRAPDELARPTALRHSSALAGRIEALRAAAARHESELKAQAMEKGRLLALQEVGAAINSSLDLDVVLQQVMDAIIHLTSAERAMLLLDGGNGLEVKIARNLSRETLENDASLDISRSIVRRVAETGEAIVTINAQEDERFSAQHSIVSYKLRSILCAPLNIKGHTTGVIYADNRIASGIFGDADRDLLAAFADQAAVAIDNARLFQEVAEMKRLMDSVFASIASGVITIDAEDRIALYNRAAERILGAPAADMAQRAAGDVLAELGLPVASIVGRVKDEGRTQSVELELSALRRPTGPTTINLTASPLHTVENERLGGVALVLEDVSEKKRIESLRRYLPPALVDRVRDLDGAQKPQRRVITVLFADIRDFSRLGEHIDPEELIDLANGFFSEAVAAISDCYGLIDKFMGDAVMALFNTPLNPQADHVEQAIRAALAIQKRLAAHRRAQPPDKALHFGIGIHTGETVVGNVGSAQRKDYSAVGDVVNLCKRLQEMAGHDEILISRDVYEEVRDRVVVESLPPVQVRGRRTQEEVYRLIRATG
- a CDS encoding AI-2E family transporter — translated: MTPEPPVNYHSPPWSRTTKVIVVVVMLIVLFLLIGRFRTLIGMLVIAAILGYLLEPIINFIDQRTTIRRGIIIALVYLVLAVALIGGFSALGFASYQQVANLIDLTPELIEDVGATITSLVNRTDPIGIGPFVIEPTIIPWDRITEQLLGFLDPVLSQSTTIVSRFATSTVRTAFNIVFIFIISLYLATDLPNLGSHIKSIAQQPGYRADAERLLPELSRVWRAYLRGQIILGLVIFLVVWIGLTILGVQNSLALGLLAGLLEFVPTLGPVVSAGVAILVALFQPSNYFGLESWQFALLVLGLMVVIQQVENNLLVPRIVGGALDLHPILVIVGVFMGAAIAGILGAILAAPVVASLKVLGLYTWRKLFDLPPFPDEPPPEEQPPLPMVVD
- a CDS encoding class I SAM-dependent methyltransferase: MERTEEDDLLWQQLKTLPAFRALLRAVEARFFAHLPLPDPLLDVGCGDGHFAQMALPGRTITAGIDPWWRPLNKAVRAGNYGLPIQALGDRLPFPKHYFAAAFSNSVLEHIPDIQPVLNEVGRVLQPDAPFVITTPSQFFADYLGGGALLDRLHLGGPAGRYRDFFNFISRHAHTDSPQTWAERLAAAGFAVERWQYYFSRGALRALEMGHVQGLPSAALHALTGHWIIAPWQSSLGPTERWLRPFYEEEASLDGGAYLLLIARKVADRPIAATLPPPRPLSVAEPRPA